Within Desulfovibrio sp. Huiquan2017, the genomic segment CATTTCTAGGCGGTCTGAAAAGTAGAGCCTATGCTGCCTTTCCCAGCCTTGCCCTTGGGCGGTACCCCCCAAGGGCAAAATGTGGTCGTTCGTTGTTGTAGGTCCAAAGCCACTTGGTGGCAAAGTCCTGGACCTCATCTATGGTTTCAAACAAGTACTGACAAAGCCAATCATATCGAACCGTCCTGTTAAAACGTTCGACATACGCGTTTTGCTGTGGCTTGCCAGGCTGAATGTACTCAAGCTGAATGCCATTTCGTTCAGCCCAAGCCTGAAGCCGATGGCTGATATATTCAGGACCATTGTCACAGCGAAGAGTCTGAGGCTTACCTCGCCATTCTATGATTTGCTCTAAGGAACGGATCACCCGTTCAGCGGGCAGAGAAAAGTCCACCTCAATGCCCAGCCCCTCTCGGTTAAAGTCATCAATCACATTGAACAGCCGATAACTGCGGCCATTTCGCAACTGGTCATGCATGAAATCCATGGACCAGACATGGTTGATGGATTCAGGAGCTACAAGAGGCTCCGGTTTTTCGCGTACGATTCGCTTCTTGGGTTTGATTCGCATGTTGAGCTCCAACTCGCAATAAATCCGGTATACCCGTTTGTGATTCCAGCCAAAACCTTTGACGTTGCGCAAATACAAAAAGCACAATCCGAATCCCCAATTGCGCTGGTTATGCGTTAAACGTATCAGCCAATCGACAACAAGTTCGTTCTCGACCGAAAGCTTTGGTTCGTAGCGATAGCATGTCTGGCTGATGTTGAATGCCTCGCATGCCGGTCGGATGTTCAGGACGGTGCG encodes:
- a CDS encoding IS3 family transposase — protein: RTVLNIRPACEAFNISQTCYRYEPKLSVENELVVDWLIRLTHNQRNWGFGLCFLYLRNVKGFGWNHKRVYRIYCELELNMRIKPKKRIVREKPEPLVAPESINHVWSMDFMHDQLRNGRSYRLFNVIDDFNREGLGIEVDFSLPAERVIRSLEQIIEWRGKPQTLRCDNGPEYISHRLQAWAERNGIQLEYIQPGKPQQNAYVERFNRTVRYDWLCQYLFETIDEVQDFATKWLWTYNNERPHFALGGYRPRARLGKAA